In Sulfitobacter sp. OXR-159, one DNA window encodes the following:
- a CDS encoding ABC transporter ATP-binding protein: MSILEVKNVGKRFGGLQALSDVNLSVAENSVHAIIGPNGAGKSTLLNCLVGKLIPDTGSVMFDGQSVLGRKPYEINQMGISRVFQTPEIFGDLTVMENMLIPCLAKRDGAFQLNGWSRVVGQRDMIDKAEEMLRDMNMIDKRHMHAASMSRGDKRRLEIAMCLAQDPRLLLLDEPTAGMARADTNNTIDLLKQIKDERDITIAIIEHDMHVVFSLAERITVLAQGTPLVEDTPDRIKGHPKVREAYLGESQDAA, from the coding sequence ATGTCCATTCTCGAAGTCAAAAATGTCGGCAAACGATTTGGTGGTCTGCAGGCGCTGAGCGATGTGAACCTGAGCGTGGCAGAGAACTCTGTCCATGCGATCATCGGCCCCAACGGGGCGGGCAAATCCACCCTGCTGAACTGTCTGGTGGGCAAGCTTATCCCAGATACCGGCTCGGTCATGTTCGACGGCCAGTCGGTGCTGGGGCGCAAACCCTATGAGATCAACCAGATGGGCATCTCCCGCGTTTTCCAAACGCCCGAGATCTTTGGCGATCTCACGGTGATGGAAAACATGCTGATCCCTTGTCTTGCCAAACGCGATGGGGCCTTCCAGCTCAATGGTTGGTCGCGGGTCGTTGGCCAGCGTGACATGATCGACAAGGCCGAAGAGATGCTGCGCGACATGAACATGATCGACAAACGTCACATGCACGCGGCCTCCATGTCACGCGGCGATAAACGGCGGCTGGAAATCGCCATGTGTCTGGCTCAAGACCCGCGTCTGCTGCTGCTGGACGAACCTACTGCGGGGATGGCACGGGCCGATACCAACAATACGATCGACCTGCTGAAACAGATCAAGGACGAGCGCGACATCACCATCGCGATCATTGAACACGACATGCATGTGGTCTTTTCGCTGGCCGAGCGGATCACCGTGCTGGCCCAAGGCACGCCACTGGTCGAAGACACGCCCGACCGGATCAAGGGCCACCCCAAGGTCCGCGAAGCCTATCTGGGCGAGAGCCAAGACGCCGCCTGA
- a CDS encoding NADH:ubiquinone oxidoreductase subunit NDUFA12, protein MGILNSLLRGVTWWNGQTLNTQLFTWRKGSKVGEDAQGNIYYRNADDSKRWVIFNGEAEASRVSPDWHGWLHRTWDEPPTDKPLIHKPWEKAHVENRTGTAMAYAPAGSLRRAEPVERKDYEAWQPE, encoded by the coding sequence ATGGGCATTCTCAATTCACTTCTGCGCGGCGTCACTTGGTGGAACGGCCAGACGCTGAACACCCAGCTTTTCACTTGGCGCAAGGGCAGCAAGGTGGGCGAAGACGCGCAGGGCAATATCTATTACCGCAACGCCGATGACAGCAAACGCTGGGTCATTTTCAACGGTGAGGCCGAGGCCAGCCGCGTGAGCCCCGATTGGCATGGCTGGCTGCACCGCACATGGGACGAGCCGCCAACCGACAAGCCGCTGATCCACAAGCCGTGGGAAAAGGCGCATGTCGAGAATCGCACCGGCACCGCCATGGCCTATGCGCCCGCCGGGTCGCTGCGCCGCGCCGAACCTGTCGAGCGTAAGGACTATGAGGCCTGGCAGCCTGAATGA
- the accC gene encoding acetyl-CoA carboxylase biotin carboxylase subunit, producing the protein MFSKILVANRGEIALRVIRAAREMGIQTVAVHSTADSDAMHVRMADESVCIGPPSSTQSYLSIPAIIAACEITGAEAIHPGYGFLSENAGFVQVIEDHGLTFIGPTAEHIRVMGDKITAKDTMKKLGVPCVPGSDGGVASLEEAKRLGEEIGYPVIIKATAGGGGKGMKVAQTAKDMEKAFQTARAEGKSNFGNDEVYIEKYLTTPRHIEIQVFGDGKGNAVHLGERDCSLQRRHQKVFEEAPGPSITEEERARIGKVCADAVANINYIGAGTIEFLYENGEFYFIEMNTRLQVEHPVTEAIFGVDLVREQIRVAEGLPMSFTQDDLTINGHAIEVRINAEKLPNFAPCPGKITQYHAPGGLGVRMDSALYDGYSIPPYYDSLIGKLIVHGRDRPEALARLGRALGELIVDGVDTTVPLFHALLAEEDIQSGGYNIHWLEHWLETNLGNA; encoded by the coding sequence ATGTTCAGCAAAATCCTAGTCGCCAACCGGGGAGAGATCGCGCTGCGCGTCATCCGCGCGGCCCGCGAGATGGGCATTCAGACTGTCGCGGTGCATTCCACTGCCGACAGTGACGCGATGCATGTGCGCATGGCCGACGAATCCGTCTGCATCGGCCCGCCCTCCTCCACCCAATCCTACCTCTCGATCCCCGCGATCATCGCGGCCTGTGAAATCACCGGGGCCGAAGCGATTCACCCTGGCTACGGTTTCCTGTCGGAAAACGCAGGCTTTGTGCAGGTGATCGAAGACCACGGTCTGACCTTCATCGGCCCCACCGCCGAACACATCCGCGTCATGGGTGACAAGATCACCGCCAAGGACACGATGAAAAAGCTCGGCGTGCCTTGCGTGCCCGGCTCGGATGGTGGCGTCGCATCGCTGGAAGAGGCCAAGCGCCTGGGCGAAGAGATCGGCTATCCGGTCATCATCAAGGCCACGGCAGGCGGCGGCGGCAAGGGCATGAAAGTCGCCCAAACCGCCAAAGACATGGAAAAAGCCTTCCAGACCGCGCGGGCCGAGGGGAAATCGAACTTCGGCAATGACGAAGTCTATATCGAAAAATACCTCACCACCCCGCGCCACATCGAGATTCAGGTCTTTGGGGATGGCAAGGGCAACGCGGTCCATCTGGGCGAGCGCGACTGCTCGCTGCAACGCCGCCACCAGAAGGTTTTCGAAGAGGCCCCCGGCCCTTCGATCACCGAAGAGGAACGCGCGCGGATCGGTAAGGTCTGCGCCGACGCCGTGGCCAATATCAACTACATCGGCGCGGGCACGATCGAATTCCTCTATGAGAATGGCGAGTTCTATTTCATCGAAATGAACACCCGTCTTCAGGTGGAACATCCAGTGACCGAGGCGATCTTTGGTGTCGATCTGGTGCGCGAACAGATTCGCGTGGCCGAAGGGCTGCCGATGTCCTTTACCCAAGACGATCTGACCATCAATGGCCATGCCATCGAAGTCCGCATCAACGCCGAGAAACTGCCGAATTTCGCGCCCTGCCCGGGCAAAATCACGCAGTATCACGCCCCCGGCGGGCTTGGCGTGCGAATGGATTCGGCGCTTTATGACGGCTATTCAATCCCGCCCTATTACGACAGTCTCATCGGTAAGCTGATCGTGCATGGCCGCGACCGTCCCGAAGCGCTGGCGCGTCTTGGTCGGGCCTTGGGTGAGCTGATCGTGGATGGTGTCGATACCACCGTGCCGCTGTTCCACGCGCTGCTGGCCGAAGAAGACATCCAGTCGGGTGGCTACAACATCCACTGGCTTGAGCATTGGCTGGAAACCAACCTCGGTAACGCCTGA
- a CDS encoding response regulator transcription factor, translated as MSKLVVLVEDEVNIAEAIRFLLGQEGWRVETLANGSGAVEVIRKASPDLVMLDVMLPGKSGFEILDELRGDPAMGELPVLMLTARGQSRDRAMAEKAGVSRFMTKPFSNSEMLDAVRDLIAS; from the coding sequence ATGAGCAAACTCGTAGTTCTGGTGGAGGACGAGGTGAATATCGCCGAGGCCATCCGCTTTTTGTTGGGCCAAGAGGGCTGGCGGGTGGAGACGCTGGCCAATGGATCGGGTGCGGTAGAGGTGATCCGCAAGGCATCGCCCGATTTGGTGATGCTGGATGTCATGCTGCCGGGCAAAAGCGGGTTTGAAATACTCGATGAGCTGCGCGGGGACCCGGCGATGGGGGAATTGCCCGTGCTGATGTTGACCGCGCGCGGCCAAAGCCGGGACCGCGCCATGGCCGAGAAGGCCGGGGTCAGCCGCTTTATGACCAAGCCGTTTTCGAACTCAGAGATGCTGGACGCGGTGCGCGACCTGATCGCCAGTTAA
- a CDS encoding substrate-binding protein, with translation MSFTKLTRRGLIQTGAVAGAGLALPTYLRAEAHAGFTNAPTGSTVTLGFNVPQTGPYAEEGLDELRAQELAVEHLNGGGDGGMMNTFSSKALKGNGILGKKVEYVTGDTQTKSDAARASAKAMIEKDGAVMINGGSSSGVAVAVQGLCQEAGVIFMAGLTHSNDTTGKDKKANGFRHFFNGYMSAAALAPVLKNAYGEDRRAYHLTADYTWGWTQQESIAAATEAMGWETVNNVLTPLASTDFSSYIAPVLNSGADVLVLNHYGGNMVNSLTNAVQFGLLDKEVNGKKFEIVVPLYSELMAAGAGANVQGVIGSMNWNWQLQDEGSKAFVKSFGEKYGRPPSNSAHTCYVQTLLYADAVERAGTFNPCGVVEALEDFEFDGLGNGPVLYRGDDHQCFKDVLVMKGKENPTNEYDTLEIVEVTPRAQVEYAPDHPMFAGGELGKCNPGA, from the coding sequence ATGTCGTTTACGAAACTGACACGCCGCGGGCTGATTCAGACCGGCGCGGTTGCCGGTGCAGGGTTGGCGCTGCCGACCTATCTGCGCGCCGAGGCGCACGCGGGCTTTACCAATGCCCCCACGGGCAGCACGGTCACGCTGGGCTTTAACGTGCCCCAGACCGGCCCCTATGCCGAAGAAGGGCTGGACGAGTTGCGCGCCCAAGAGCTTGCGGTCGAGCACCTCAATGGCGGGGGCGACGGCGGCATGATGAACACCTTCAGCTCCAAGGCGCTGAAAGGGAACGGCATTCTGGGCAAGAAGGTCGAATATGTCACCGGTGACACCCAGACCAAATCCGACGCCGCCCGCGCATCCGCCAAGGCGATGATTGAAAAAGACGGCGCTGTGATGATCAACGGCGGCTCGTCCTCGGGCGTGGCCGTGGCGGTTCAGGGCCTGTGTCAGGAAGCGGGCGTGATCTTCATGGCCGGTCTGACACACTCCAACGACACCACGGGCAAAGACAAAAAGGCCAATGGTTTCCGCCACTTCTTTAACGGTTACATGTCCGCCGCCGCCCTCGCACCGGTGCTGAAAAACGCTTACGGCGAAGACCGCCGCGCGTACCATCTGACAGCCGACTACACATGGGGCTGGACCCAGCAGGAATCCATCGCCGCCGCGACCGAAGCGATGGGCTGGGAGACTGTGAACAACGTGCTGACGCCGCTGGCGAGCACGGATTTCAGCTCCTACATCGCGCCGGTGCTGAACTCCGGTGCCGATGTGCTGGTGCTGAACCACTACGGCGGAAACATGGTGAACTCGCTCACCAACGCGGTGCAGTTCGGCCTGCTGGACAAAGAAGTGAACGGCAAGAAATTCGAGATCGTCGTGCCGCTTTATTCCGAGCTCATGGCCGCCGGTGCCGGTGCCAACGTGCAAGGTGTTATCGGTTCGATGAACTGGAACTGGCAGCTGCAGGATGAAGGCTCCAAAGCCTTCGTGAAATCCTTTGGTGAGAAATATGGCCGTCCACCCTCCAACTCCGCGCACACCTGCTATGTGCAGACGCTGCTCTATGCGGATGCGGTGGAACGCGCGGGCACCTTCAACCCCTGCGGTGTCGTGGAAGCGCTCGAAGATTTCGAGTTCGACGGTCTGGGCAACGGTCCGGTGCTGTATCGTGGCGATGACCACCAGTGTTTCAAAGACGTGCTGGTCATGAAGGGCAAAGAAAACCCGACCAACGAATATGACACGCTGGAGATCGTCGAGGTCACCCCGCGTGCACAGGTCGAATACGCCCCGGATCACCCCATGTTCGCCGGTGGCGAATTGGGCAAGTGCAACCCGGGCGCCTGA
- a CDS encoding DUF2155 domain-containing protein: MKKLLLAALLLAAPLHAQEGAQIASATGGVLRALDKISGDTIDLEIAKGDSLSLGNLQISMVDCRYPAGDPAANAYAALEITEEGSSGALFSGWMIASAPALHALEHFRYDIWVMRCSTS; the protein is encoded by the coding sequence ATGAAAAAGCTTCTCTTGGCCGCGCTTTTGCTGGCCGCGCCGCTGCATGCCCAAGAGGGCGCACAGATCGCCAGTGCCACGGGTGGCGTTTTGCGCGCTTTGGACAAGATTTCCGGCGATACAATCGATCTGGAGATTGCCAAGGGCGACAGCCTTTCTTTGGGCAATTTGCAGATCTCCATGGTCGATTGCCGCTATCCGGCGGGCGATCCGGCGGCCAATGCCTATGCCGCGCTTGAGATCACCGAAGAGGGCAGCAGCGGCGCGCTTTTTTCTGGCTGGATGATCGCTTCGGCCCCGGCGCTGCACGCGCTGGAGCATTTTCGCTATGACATCTGGGTCATGCGCTGCAGCACGTCCTGA
- the accB gene encoding acetyl-CoA carboxylase biotin carboxyl carrier protein — protein MTKNTHDSDVAFIKALAELLNENDLTELQVKRDYAEDDSLNVRVSRKPPQQVMAAPQQQYQAAPAPAAAPAPAAPAAAAPAADADPADHPGAVTSPMVGTVYLQGEPGAPAFISVGASVSEGDTLLIVEAMKTMNHIPAPRAGTVKRILVGDGDAVEFGAPLVILE, from the coding sequence ATGACAAAAAACACCCATGACAGTGACGTGGCCTTCATCAAGGCCCTCGCCGAGCTGCTGAACGAAAACGACCTGACAGAGCTTCAGGTGAAACGCGACTATGCCGAGGATGACAGCCTGAACGTGCGCGTCAGCCGCAAGCCGCCGCAGCAGGTCATGGCCGCCCCCCAGCAGCAGTACCAAGCCGCCCCCGCGCCTGCCGCTGCCCCGGCCCCCGCCGCTCCCGCGGCCGCCGCACCTGCCGCTGACGCCGATCCGGCTGATCACCCTGGTGCTGTGACATCGCCCATGGTCGGCACCGTCTACCTGCAAGGTGAACCGGGCGCGCCTGCGTTCATCTCCGTGGGCGCTTCGGTTTCCGAAGGCGACACGCTGCTCATCGTCGAGGCGATGAAAACCATGAACCACATCCCCGCGCCCCGCGCCGGCACCGTCAAGCGCATCCTCGTCGGCGACGGCGATGCTGTTGAATTCGGCGCCCCGCTGGTGATCCTGGAATAA
- a CDS encoding branched-chain amino acid ABC transporter permease, which yields MDAVLLQILNGLDKGSAYALIALGLTLIFGTLGVVNFAHGALFMIGAFCSVTLQRLLTLSFETIDETQKDFLGNPLKVKTPYVENWFGPEMGQAIIDWSVPLAILFAIPVMLLIGFVMERGLIKHFYKRPHADQILVTFGLAIVLQEVVKYFYGANPIPTPAPEVFKGSFDFAPLLGLDTSLAYPYWRLVYFGFSTVIIAAVFAFLQFTTFGMVVRAGMADRETVGLLGIDIDRRFTIMFGIAAAVAGLAGVMYAPINSPNYHMGMDFLVLSFVVVVVGGMGSLPGAVLAGFLLGILESLASMNEIKSIIYGIDQIIIYVVAIVILLVRPRGLMGRRGVMEE from the coding sequence ATGGACGCTGTTCTTCTGCAAATACTTAACGGGCTCGACAAGGGCTCGGCCTATGCGCTGATCGCGCTTGGGCTCACATTGATCTTCGGCACGCTTGGCGTGGTCAACTTCGCCCATGGGGCGCTGTTCATGATCGGGGCCTTCTGCTCGGTCACGCTGCAACGGCTACTGACGCTGAGTTTTGAGACCATCGACGAGACCCAGAAAGATTTTCTGGGCAATCCGCTGAAGGTCAAAACCCCCTATGTCGAAAACTGGTTCGGTCCCGAGATGGGACAGGCCATCATCGACTGGTCGGTGCCGCTGGCGATCCTCTTTGCGATCCCGGTGATGCTGTTGATCGGCTTTGTCATGGAACGCGGGTTGATCAAGCATTTCTACAAACGCCCCCATGCGGATCAGATCCTTGTGACCTTTGGCCTCGCCATCGTGCTGCAAGAGGTGGTCAAGTATTTCTACGGCGCCAACCCGATCCCCACGCCCGCGCCCGAAGTTTTCAAAGGCAGCTTTGACTTCGCGCCGCTCTTGGGCTTGGACACCTCACTGGCCTACCCCTACTGGCGTCTGGTCTATTTCGGCTTTTCCACAGTCATCATCGCTGCCGTCTTTGCCTTCTTGCAATTCACCACCTTCGGGATGGTTGTCCGCGCCGGCATGGCAGACCGCGAAACCGTGGGCCTTCTGGGCATCGACATCGACCGCCGCTTTACCATCATGTTCGGCATCGCTGCTGCCGTGGCGGGGCTTGCGGGCGTGATGTATGCGCCGATTAACTCACCGAATTATCACATGGGCATGGACTTTCTGGTGCTGAGCTTTGTCGTCGTCGTGGTCGGCGGCATGGGCTCCCTGCCCGGCGCGGTCTTGGCGGGCTTTCTGCTTGGGATCCTCGAAAGCCTTGCGTCCATGAATGAAATCAAAAGCATCATCTACGGTATCGACCAGATCATCATCTACGTCGTTGCCATCGTGATCCTGCTGGTCCGCCCGCGCGGTCTGATGGGTCGCCGCGGCGTGATGGAGGAATAA
- the aat gene encoding leucyl/phenylalanyl-tRNA--protein transferase — protein sequence MSDLTPEILLHGYSIGIFPMAEHRDDPEIFWVDPRRRGVMPLNGFHISRSLTRAMRRSTFHHTINRDFDGVVAGCADREDTWINAEITALYTALHHAGHAHSLEVWDGTALVGGVYGVTLGRAFFGESMFSRRTNASKMALAALVDRLRHASFTLFDTQFLTDHLASLGAQEISRAEYHAQLDVAKRGTARFDAGGLVSFQDVLQRMTQMS from the coding sequence ATGTCGGATCTGACACCAGAGATCCTGCTCCACGGCTATTCCATCGGGATATTCCCCATGGCCGAACACCGCGACGATCCAGAGATTTTCTGGGTCGATCCGCGGCGTCGGGGGGTGATGCCGCTCAATGGCTTCCACATCTCGCGCTCGCTCACCCGCGCCATGCGACGCAGCACTTTTCACCACACGATCAACCGCGATTTCGATGGGGTCGTCGCCGGCTGCGCAGACCGCGAAGACACATGGATCAACGCCGAGATCACCGCCCTCTACACCGCACTGCACCACGCAGGCCACGCCCATTCGCTTGAGGTTTGGGATGGCACAGCACTGGTGGGCGGGGTCTATGGCGTAACGCTGGGCCGCGCGTTTTTCGGCGAAAGCATGTTCTCCCGCCGGACCAACGCCTCAAAAATGGCGCTGGCGGCGCTGGTGGATCGGCTGCGCCATGCGAGTTTTACCCTCTTTGACACGCAGTTTCTGACCGATCACCTTGCCTCTCTCGGGGCGCAAGAGATCAGCCGCGCGGAATATCACGCGCAGCTCGATGTGGCCAAACGCGGCACTGCACGGTTCGACGCGGGGGGTTTAGTCAGTTTTCAGGACGTGCTGCAGCGCATGACCCAGATGTCATAG
- a CDS encoding branched-chain amino acid ABC transporter permease produces the protein MFGLEKRDTLLLGVVVVLTLFAPFILNPFPADSGLAQFNAGYPGLMQRFVIFGIFAIGFNILFGLTGYLSFGHAAFLGVGSYSAVWMFKLLSYNVVPALVLAVIMAGLFSALIGFISLRRSGIYFSILTLAFAQMSFNLAYSVLTPITNGETGLQIYNSDPQYLQSVDAPSFPNLFGAAMNSSTTLFFGGWTFTFSVGYYFCAIFLILAFYLAIRIFRSPFGMMLRAVKSNQQRMNYTGLNTRPYTLAAFVISGMYAGLAGGLLAAMDPLAGAERMQWTASGEVVLMTILGGAGTLIGPVLGAGFIKYFENIFAKINDNVLHGWFAFMPDGIEDAMVAIIHPFVGKGWHLTLGLLFMLVVIFLPGGLVEGGQRLGRVFRRRDKNAGSVEADAAQQRSEAAE, from the coding sequence ATGTTCGGACTGGAAAAACGCGATACGCTTCTCTTGGGGGTCGTGGTCGTTCTCACGCTCTTTGCCCCCTTCATCCTCAACCCCTTTCCGGCGGATTCGGGCCTCGCGCAGTTCAATGCGGGCTACCCTGGTCTGATGCAGCGCTTTGTAATCTTTGGCATCTTTGCTATCGGGTTCAACATACTCTTCGGGTTGACCGGCTATCTCTCCTTTGGTCACGCGGCCTTTCTGGGTGTCGGTTCTTACTCTGCCGTCTGGATGTTCAAACTGCTCAGCTACAACGTCGTGCCCGCGCTGGTGCTGGCCGTCATCATGGCGGGGCTGTTCTCGGCGCTCATCGGCTTTATCAGCCTGCGGCGGTCGGGCATCTACTTCTCCATCCTGACGCTGGCCTTTGCGCAGATGTCGTTCAACCTCGCCTATTCGGTGCTGACACCGATCACTAATGGCGAGACGGGATTGCAGATCTACAACTCCGATCCGCAGTATCTTCAGTCTGTCGATGCACCGTCATTCCCCAACCTTTTCGGCGCGGCGATGAACTCTTCGACGACGCTGTTCTTCGGCGGATGGACCTTTACCTTTTCCGTCGGCTACTACTTCTGCGCAATCTTCCTGATCCTCGCCTTCTATCTGGCGATCCGCATCTTCCGCTCGCCCTTTGGCATGATGCTGCGGGCGGTGAAGTCGAACCAGCAGCGGATGAACTACACAGGCCTGAACACCCGGCCCTACACGCTGGCGGCATTTGTGATCTCTGGCATGTATGCCGGGCTGGCCGGTGGTCTGCTGGCGGCGATGGACCCGCTTGCCGGGGCTGAGCGGATGCAGTGGACGGCCTCGGGTGAAGTGGTGCTGATGACCATCCTCGGCGGCGCGGGCACCTTGATCGGGCCGGTGCTGGGCGCAGGGTTCATCAAGTACTTTGAAAACATCTTTGCCAAGATCAACGACAACGTGCTGCACGGCTGGTTTGCCTTCATGCCCGACGGGATCGAAGACGCGATGGTCGCGATCATCCACCCCTTCGTCGGCAAGGGCTGGCACCTGACGCTTGGCTTGCTGTTCATGCTGGTCGTGATCTTCCTGCCCGGTGGGCTGGTCGAAGGTGGCCAACGTCTGGGCCGTGTCTTCCGCCGCCGGGACAAGAATGCAGGCTCGGTCGAGGCCGACGCCGCCCAACAACGCAGCGAAGCCGCAGAATAG
- a CDS encoding ABC transporter ATP-binding protein: protein MSTDTLDKNANHAQTAPAFLSVWDIHAYYGESYIVQGVSFNVHEGEILALLGRNGAGKTSTLRAISRVSDPELKRGEIWLDHQPLHNMASHQASAAGLALVPEDRRIISGLTVEENLKLAQIAPPIGWSLDRLYDLFPRLRERRNQEGVTLSGGEQQMLAIARALARDIKVLLLDEPYEGLAPVIVDEIEKTLGLIKAQGITTILVEQNAVRALKLADRAVILDTGGVVFDGTAAEVLNNAELRAEYLAI from the coding sequence ATGAGCACCGACACGCTAGACAAAAACGCCAACCATGCCCAAACCGCCCCGGCCTTCCTCTCGGTCTGGGACATTCACGCCTATTACGGCGAGAGCTATATCGTGCAGGGGGTCAGCTTTAACGTCCATGAAGGCGAAATTCTCGCCCTGCTGGGCCGCAACGGGGCGGGCAAAACCTCGACCCTGCGGGCCATCTCAAGGGTCAGCGACCCGGAACTCAAGCGCGGCGAGATTTGGCTCGATCATCAACCGCTGCACAATATGGCCAGCCACCAAGCCTCGGCTGCGGGGCTGGCGCTGGTGCCCGAAGATCGGCGCATCATTTCTGGCCTCACGGTCGAAGAGAACCTCAAGCTGGCCCAGATCGCCCCGCCCATCGGCTGGTCACTCGACCGGCTCTATGACCTCTTCCCGCGCCTGCGTGAGCGGCGGAACCAAGAGGGGGTGACCCTTTCGGGCGGGGAGCAACAGATGCTCGCCATCGCCCGCGCCTTGGCCCGCGACATCAAGGTGCTGCTGCTGGATGAACCCTACGAAGGTCTTGCCCCGGTGATCGTGGATGAGATCGAAAAGACGCTGGGGCTGATCAAGGCGCAGGGCATCACCACCATTCTGGTTGAGCAGAACGCCGTGCGCGCCCTGAAACTGGCCGACCGTGCGGTGATCCTTGATACCGGCGGCGTGGTCTTTGACGGCACCGCGGCAGAGGTGTTGAACAACGCGGAACTGCGGGCGGAATACCTCGCGATCTGA
- a CDS encoding helix-turn-helix domain-containing protein produces MREGLTGSRIRERRVMAGLKQAELAQQSGISASYLNLIEHNRRRIGGKLLLNIAHALGVEPQALTEGAEAALIATLREAAEDAALTGPESDRADEFAGRFPGWAKVLASSQRRIAALEQTVEALSDRLAHDPQLATSMHELLSTAAAIRSTASILAETDSLQPEWRDRFHTNIHQDSRRLSDSAQALVTYFDNAAETREVAHSPQAEVEAFLAAHDYRFDPLEQARAPQEAIAALVGQAEALKTKAAQHIATGVLQQIARDAAALPLARLERTVEETGHDPAELARSLDQPMGRVLRRLASLPDLGAGLVVCDRSGSVTFAKSIEGFTVPRFGACCPLWPLFAVQGQPGLVVKSRVMQMGRGQAQFEAIATCEVQAAAAYNTPPLSQSVMLLLPVPSGAAPAQPVGATCRICPVEGCRARREPSILRDGI; encoded by the coding sequence ATGCGTGAGGGGCTGACCGGCAGCCGCATCCGTGAGCGGCGCGTGATGGCGGGGCTGAAACAGGCCGAACTGGCACAACAAAGCGGGATCTCGGCCAGCTATCTGAACCTCATTGAACACAACCGGCGCAGAATCGGCGGGAAGCTGTTGCTCAATATCGCCCATGCGCTTGGTGTAGAGCCGCAGGCGTTGACCGAAGGGGCCGAAGCCGCGCTGATCGCCACCCTGCGCGAAGCGGCAGAGGATGCAGCGCTTACCGGGCCCGAGAGTGACCGGGCGGATGAATTTGCTGGGCGGTTTCCGGGCTGGGCCAAGGTGCTTGCCAGCAGCCAACGCCGTATCGCGGCACTAGAGCAGACGGTTGAGGCGCTGTCGGACCGTTTGGCCCATGACCCGCAGCTTGCCACGTCGATGCATGAATTGCTGAGTACCGCCGCCGCCATCCGCTCGACCGCCTCTATCTTGGCAGAGACGGACAGTCTGCAACCCGAATGGCGCGACAGGTTTCACACGAATATCCACCAAGACAGCCGCCGCCTGTCCGACAGCGCGCAGGCGCTGGTGACCTATTTTGACAATGCCGCTGAGACCCGTGAGGTGGCCCACTCCCCACAAGCGGAGGTGGAAGCTTTTCTCGCCGCGCATGACTACCGCTTTGACCCGTTGGAGCAGGCCCGCGCCCCGCAAGAGGCAATCGCGGCGCTTGTAGGGCAGGCCGAGGCGCTCAAGACCAAGGCCGCGCAGCATATCGCGACGGGGGTGTTGCAGCAGATCGCGCGGGACGCGGCGGCGTTGCCCTTGGCGCGTTTGGAGCGGACCGTTGAGGAGACGGGCCATGACCCAGCCGAACTGGCCCGCAGTTTGGACCAGCCGATGGGCCGGGTGCTGCGACGCTTGGCGTCTTTGCCCGATTTGGGTGCGGGGCTGGTGGTCTGTGACCGCTCGGGCAGCGTGACCTTTGCCAAGTCGATCGAAGGGTTCACCGTGCCGCGTTTTGGGGCCTGTTGCCCGCTTTGGCCGCTTTTTGCGGTGCAGGGCCAGCCGGGGCTGGTGGTGAAATCCCGCGTCATGCAGATGGGCCGGGGTCAGGCGCAGTTTGAGGCGATCGCGACCTGCGAGGTTCAAGCCGCTGCCGCCTACAATACGCCGCCCTTGAGCCAATCGGTCATGTTGCTTTTGCCGGTGCCATCAGGGGCGGCCCCCGCGCAGCCCGTGGGCGCAACCTGCCGCATTTGTCCGGTCGAAGGATGCCGCGCCCGGCGCGAACCTTCGATCCTGCGCGACGGGATCTAA